In a single window of the Pseudobacteriovorax antillogorgiicola genome:
- a CDS encoding endonuclease I family protein, translated as MTIAKIMRLGFKKATTPFTQTSPWLSYPPCLRSLLVLSMFLPSLSSVSLAKSSPLPKDYQQYQSEYQFEDIKSCHSYGDCRSILQEYARLNARFMSYDRAREAMFQEVDVIETSQGSRMVRTVYSLKTVVVPHQGVPKHTLANTEHTFPQSGLKRGSRYWESKADLMHLFPTMSTVNSTRGSLPFADCGGDGDNWRVCSRGFEPPDSHKGVVARAMFYISITYDLKIDYSQEQTLRHWSKNFVVDDEERLRAHRLFQIQGNRNPFIDHPEWVNLVSDF; from the coding sequence ATGACTATTGCCAAAATTATGAGATTGGGGTTCAAAAAGGCGACGACGCCATTCACGCAAACGTCTCCTTGGCTTTCTTATCCCCCTTGTTTACGCTCCCTTCTTGTGCTCTCAATGTTTCTTCCTTCGCTTTCATCCGTGTCTCTAGCCAAATCTTCCCCTCTTCCAAAAGACTATCAGCAATATCAAAGTGAATATCAGTTCGAAGATATCAAGAGCTGTCACAGCTATGGCGACTGCCGCAGTATTTTACAAGAGTACGCTCGACTCAATGCTCGGTTTATGAGCTATGACCGGGCACGGGAAGCTATGTTTCAAGAAGTCGATGTGATTGAAACGTCACAAGGCTCCCGAATGGTGCGCACCGTCTACTCATTAAAAACAGTGGTGGTGCCTCATCAGGGAGTTCCTAAACATACCCTGGCAAACACTGAACATACCTTTCCTCAATCGGGTCTCAAGCGGGGGAGTCGATACTGGGAAAGCAAAGCTGATCTTATGCACCTGTTTCCAACAATGAGCACCGTAAATTCGACCCGCGGTAGCCTCCCATTTGCCGATTGCGGAGGCGATGGGGACAACTGGCGCGTGTGCTCCCGAGGGTTTGAGCCACCTGATTCTCACAAGGGCGTTGTCGCCAGAGCCATGTTCTATATTTCGATCACTTATGATCTTAAAATTGACTATTCTCAAGAACAGACTCTTCGTCACTGGTCGAAAAATTTTGTGGTCGATGATGAAGAGAGGTTGAGAGCCCATAGGCTATTCCAAATTCAAGGCAATCGAAATCCGTTTATTGATCACCCAGAGTGGGTCAATCTTGTGAGCGATTTTTAG
- the ttcA gene encoding tRNA 2-thiocytidine(32) synthetase TtcA, with product MQLAEKIRKKIVSGLSDYSMIQPGDRVMVAVSGGKDSSILLMMLHEIQKRSKIPFEIHAVLLDQKQPGFNCERFASWLESLGYQLTVVEEDTYSIVTDKVAEGKAFCGLCSRLRRGILYNYAAEHGFNKIALGHHRDDLIETVLLNMFFNGRISSMPPKLKSDDGRNIVIRPLVYVPEKMLIDYAKELDFPIIPCNLCGSQENLQRAKVKGLLRKLETDNPDIGSSMLKSLQNIRASQLMDRDLWSFDSLS from the coding sequence TTGCAATTAGCTGAAAAAATTAGAAAAAAGATCGTTTCGGGGCTTAGCGATTACAGTATGATCCAGCCGGGAGACCGCGTCATGGTTGCTGTTTCAGGCGGGAAAGACTCATCGATATTGTTGATGATGCTCCATGAGATCCAGAAACGCTCGAAGATTCCGTTTGAGATTCATGCTGTTCTTTTGGATCAAAAGCAGCCTGGTTTTAACTGCGAAAGATTCGCCTCTTGGCTAGAAAGCTTGGGTTATCAACTAACAGTTGTTGAGGAAGATACCTACTCGATCGTGACTGATAAAGTTGCTGAGGGTAAAGCCTTCTGTGGTCTTTGCTCTCGATTGCGTCGGGGTATCCTCTACAATTACGCTGCTGAACATGGTTTTAATAAGATTGCACTAGGTCATCATCGAGACGACTTGATCGAAACCGTGTTGCTGAACATGTTTTTCAACGGCCGGATTTCTTCTATGCCGCCAAAGCTAAAGTCAGACGACGGCCGAAACATCGTCATCAGGCCACTCGTTTATGTTCCAGAAAAAATGTTGATTGACTATGCAAAAGAACTGGACTTTCCGATTATTCCTTGTAACCTTTGCGGTTCTCAGGAAAATCTTCAGCGAGCGAAGGTCAAGGGCCTCCTGCGAAAGCTAGAAACAGATAATCCAGACATTGGATCTAGTATGTTGAAATCACTGCAAAATATTAGAGCTTCTCAGTTGATGGATCGTGATCTATGGAGCTTCGATAGCCTTTCCTAG
- a CDS encoding START domain-containing protein, with protein MFSWALSAVLLIVAGSAQARYNWKANQWEQVKVEDGISVYRKSFEDSNVKGVAGAALIDAPASKIVWVLMDHEHKDDWVDKFRDARTIETPSRLTSIQYAAFSMPFPVSDRDFVYAYEFQYHSNRNMIEVDVKSVEHKSAPEDDSVGVRGEIIMGKYRLYPSKNGKQTYVEVEYLADPKGLLPSWIVNIVQKNWPYKTIKGLRKQVQKSFVGHHDIVTRGLGVQALGLRQKK; from the coding sequence ATGTTTTCATGGGCCTTGAGTGCCGTACTGCTCATTGTCGCTGGCTCTGCCCAAGCGCGTTACAATTGGAAAGCCAATCAATGGGAACAGGTGAAAGTTGAAGACGGTATCTCCGTCTATCGTAAAAGCTTCGAAGACTCAAATGTCAAAGGGGTTGCTGGAGCAGCTTTGATTGATGCGCCAGCCTCAAAGATAGTCTGGGTCCTGATGGATCACGAGCATAAAGACGATTGGGTTGATAAGTTTCGCGACGCCCGGACTATTGAGACTCCTAGCCGATTGACGAGTATCCAATATGCTGCGTTCAGTATGCCGTTTCCCGTTAGCGATCGGGACTTTGTCTATGCTTACGAGTTTCAATACCATAGTAATAGAAATATGATCGAGGTTGATGTGAAGTCGGTCGAGCATAAGTCTGCGCCTGAAGATGATTCGGTTGGTGTTCGAGGTGAAATCATCATGGGCAAGTACCGACTCTACCCCTCTAAAAATGGTAAACAGACCTACGTCGAGGTAGAATATCTAGCAGACCCTAAAGGGTTGTTGCCTTCATGGATTGTGAACATCGTCCAAAAGAACTGGCCCTATAAAACCATTAAAGGGCTACGCAAGCAAGTGCAGAAGTCCTTTGTTGGACACCATGATATCGTCACTCGTGGCTTGGGTGTGCAGGCACTTGGGCTTCGCCAAAAGAAGTGA